One Euleptes europaea isolate rEulEur1 chromosome 16, rEulEur1.hap1, whole genome shotgun sequence genomic window, GAATGGATACAGAATAGACCCTTGCCATTCATGGGAGTTCTGTTTTTGGGATCACAGCAAATGGCAAACTCCACAAATACAGTAAGTTTGGGTCAGCTACCTCCAGGGGCATACTGGAAAGTCAGAATGGCCCTTAGGGCCCCACCCTCTCATGGAGGAAGGGTCATCCTGGCCCTGGACAATTTACATGCAGCACCTGGCTTGCCTGCAGCATTGGCCAGACAGGTGAGTTGTGTGCTGAGGACTCACCCAGTGTGCACCCTTTCTCACTGCAGTCACATTTCTGAGAATCCAGGGATGATGCAGAGGCAGGGTAAGAGGCCAGTACACTTATTCCAGCTTTCCCACTCCCAACATGTGGAGGGGGACTAGCCTCACCATGCAGTTGGGTCATGGTCCACCCTGAGCGAAATTGAGAGGTGTGAATCTACAAATGGAGAGGGTCTCCTGTATTTAATTCCAAAGATGTTACAAAACTGCCAAACTCTGCTAGACAATTGCAGCAAAATCAGAAGCCACCTTCACTATGCATCTTGGAGTTTTTAGCCCACCTtacctccaaggagttcaagatGGTTCCCCTCTCCCCATGTTATTATcagaacaaccctctgaggtaggttaggttgagaaagtGTAACTTAGTAAGCTCCGTGGCCCTCTAACACTCCATCACATTCATTAGACAAAGATCTGCCTTAATTTTGACATTTTAAAGGCATGTCCATCTTAATACAAACTAACCAGTTTTTTCTGGGAACTGCCATTAGAATCTGAAATATATGTACATTTCTATATGTTTTTCATTGCCAGATCAGTGTGCATGTGGCAGATTTAAAGaaaatgcacacatgaagctcaCTGCAGCTGAGAACATCAGCAGAGGATTCCCTTGGCAGGTATTTAGCAAGAAATCGATTGTAAAAATTTGCTGTAATTCTAGTCCCACTGATAAAAATAGGACTTATAGAGTCATTGTTAGAATTGGCTGTAACAGTTCAGAATGATGGTCCTGGCTCATAGGAACTGCAAACAAGGTATATGCTTGCTTTCTAAAACTCCAGTTGCATCAGAgagatgatttatttatttacattgatagtctgcttttctccacagtggggactcaAAACTGGCTCACATAACTCTCTTTGTTCCATTTCAACCTCCCAACAATCCTGTGGGATTGTTACCCTGCGTATGTGTTTGACCGGaacaatgtcacccagcaagctttcatggcagagtggggatttcaacccgagtctcccaggtgcccactctaaccactacaccatgctggctctctctatatTTATTTGGGTATTCTTCTGGTCACCATGGTCAGGCCTTTACATAGATTCCACAATTATCTGTCTGCTACTAGGAAGCCATCTCTCCTCTTACTCCCCCATTTTCCTTGCTAAGTTAGTCACTCCTAGCTGTatgccttccttcctcccaacTCATTTTTTATCAGAATTGAAGGATATCCAAAATGCTTTTGATTGTAGTTTATACCTGACGCTATGGGTCTTTGATTTGTAAAAGTGCCTTCTATGAGGTTATCCTCTGAACTGGAACGGGGAGCGTAAGAGGTTGCCCTGTGGACACCTCATTATCAAACTAGGGCAAGATATATTGTCTGTTTTACTTTTAAGGTCCTGCTCTTAAGCTCTGAGGGAGAAGGACTGTGTGGAGGTGTTCTACTGAAAACGAATTTTGTACTAACTTCAGCCGACTGCGCACTGCTGTCTCCTGTCAGTGCTGTGATTGGTAGGTAGCCAAGTTACTTCAGGcttggcatttttaaaagttcagacATGAAATTTGTGTGACAGAGGCAGAGAGAAAAAACCAGATGGACAGATACTGGAAATGCAGCAAAAAAGAGTTATGTCCCCCTCCTGGTGACTTGGCAAGTTGAACTACTAGACCAACCCAGTCCTTCTCATATGCTGCTTTGAGGTGCATAGTGCCTCTGTGGGCTGAACTGCAACAGCTACTGGGTTGCTCCAgttccctcttcttcttcactgcaagAGGTAAAGATGGCTCAAGTGGACATCGGACCCTAGATAGAATTGATGCATTATCCAATCTAATTAGCCTGTTGTTATTAATTACCATATAGTAATGACTAAAGATGGAGCTTAGGAGcctcatggtgcagagtggtaagctgcagtattgcagtcaaaagctgagtttaatcccgatggaagtcggtttcagaaagccggcttaaggttgactcagccctccatccttccgatatcggtaaaatgagtacccagtttgctgggggtaaagtgtagagcactggggaaggaaatggcaaaccaccccataaacacagtcggcctagtaaatgtcaggatgtgaccaggtgcttgcacaggggactacctttaccttaaagatGGAGCTTACACTGGAACAATTCCAAGTGTGCTTCAGTCATTTAATTTCAGGCAATTGGTGCAGATAACAGATTTTTCTCCTGTGAATCCCTGCCTAGCACCTTCCAGCATACAGGTGATGCCCAAAACAATACTTTGGAAGGGGATTAGACACTTACACCATGACACTGGGTTCCTAGAAGAACAGATGAGGATAGCCTTCCCCAGTTCATCTGTAGTTGAAAGAACTATACAGAGGTTTCTAGCTTTGCTAGCACTACAGGCCCAGCCACATCCACAGGACTTTTTGTGTGGATAGCATAACTAGATTCTGTACAGTAGCAGAGCTCCAGTTTCCAAGTGAGCATATACACAGCTCAGATGTTTAGTTGTCAAGACTATAGAGACATGGATTTCTTGTTGGGGAGTGGAAAATGCCTTCAGTTCATagccaaattatggcaaccccataggattttcaaggcaagaggcgttcagaggtggtttgccattgcttgcctctgagtagcaaccctgcacttccttggtggtttcccatccaggtactaactagggcagaccctgcttagcttctgaaatctgatgagtttgggctagcctgggccttccaagTCAAGGCAGATTATCTGTTATTTCCTACATAAAAATACCTTTTGCATATAAGTAAATGCTTCATGCGTGAAATAACCTGCTTGCCTATGGAGCCCTGTCAAAAATTACAAAGCCTAGTGTAGCGATTAATTGGGATGGATCCCAGCAGTCTACTGagaaaagtttatttatttaaatgtttctaGCCTACCTTTCCTTTTGACTCAAGGCTGAAACGTTCTCCCAAGCTAAGGAGCCtttcaccttctaaagtggctcttccattggagaaagTGCCACCTAAGTTGGAGGAAGGGTacctggaggatggttggatccatccctTTGTGTAATAATGATTGTTTCCCCCAGCCCACCAGAAGATAAGCTCTTTCCTTTAGTGTTCCTTCCTTATGCCCTACCaaaaatcaatcaaattttatttcaatacaatatcagttctgaataaaaatcaaagttaggttaaaataataaataataaaagtggATGATTCTGGGATGAATTGAagaaaagatcttctatggggaaaggttttcaatcagccatttatgaatcccactagaccggaggcaaaatttggctacttgagtggttatctcccgagcgTAGTCTGctaagggaaactttagcttcttcctatctcccaggaaaggatgacaatatggagagaatgtactgcaatcttatgtTGTTGTAGAAGGAACATCCCTACCAAAAATAGATCATAAAGGGAGATAGCATTAAGTGCCATACTAGTGGCTTCTtgttcccaaaaaaaaaaaaagggtctcCAGAGTGGTGTGGGAACAAGCAAGATGCTTTAATTTGGTTTACAGTAACTAGGAGGCATTTGAGGCTCAATGAAGAATTTCACCCTCTTCGTTCTGTTCCATAATGTAGATGGAATTTATAATTGTTTGTGCGATGATTACCATGGTCAGTGAACACGTATCATGATCTCCACAGGAAACGACAGATCGCTAGGAGCCAGACAACTAACGTATGTGAAACAGGTAAACATACACCTCCGCTACGACAACAGCACCAGTAAGAACAACCTGGCATTAATACAACTAGGAATTCCTAGTGCCTGCAACAGCTCCCAATTACCCATATGCCTTCCGGAAAAGGACTTTGCAGAGCATGCCTTGATTTCAGAACAGGTGGCCACTCTCAGTGGGTGGAAAATGGAGGGAGGCCAGTTGACTGATTCACGAGCTGAATTCCAGATTCTGTATCTCCATGAAAACGAATGCACACAAACACTCAACAGAACTCTGACAACCAGGGAATTCTGTGGATACAGTCTGGAGGCAATAAGAGAACAACTGGCTAGAGGAAGTTTCAGTGCTGTTAAGTATAAAAGGACTTGGTTTCTGACGGGCATTTTAGAACCATGGGCAACAGAGGCAAGTAAGTGGGATACGTTTACATTCACCAAGATTTCAAGATACATGATGTGGTTCAAACAGATATTGGAGTAATCAAATGCAGCAGCAAAGGAATACATAGATCAACAAGGTTCAATATTTCTACAGGTTGCTGTTGATAGTATGTGTATGCTcatcaattaaaataaaataacattttctcCATTCTTGGTTAACAGAACTCATCATTGGCTTTTTCTACATAAAGAGTAGCTTTATTTATACAAAGTGCTAGTCTCACAAAATATAAGAGAAATGCCCCTCTCTTCCAGTGAAATTGCTCCATACAGGCACATTAGATTGGGTGCTAAACCTTATACTTTCAAATGCGTGAGAAAAATATTCCCACTAAGAGGGGAACCCAATAGCAATTAATGGGAAGGAAATACCATGTTTATTCTTGTGACCCTAGTTTGTGTCTTATGGGAAGACTAAGGAGCTCAACTACTCAATGGACCCAATGGTAACAAATGATCAAATCCAAGACTGCAACCAGTGATTAACAGATGCTGAACAGAGGACCCAAATTCTTTCTTAGGCTCCACACAGAAAACTAAACTAACACAAAGCTAGAAAGCCTAaggatttttccccccaaacacctgaactgaaaataaaattgttCCCAACTGGAAGACCCAATTTTTAAACGGATTGCCTTGAATATTGTTCTCTGTCCCATGCCTAAAGCTTGAGTATCGAAGTACTCCAAGATAATGTATTTTTGTGTGGTAGTATAAATATACAGTGATTGCAAATTACACCAAAGACCCCATATCAGTGACACTGAACAAAAGAGAATCAAGAGAAGGTATAACTTTAAATTCATTTATGAAGTTTACGCTGTTCTGTAAGGAGGCATTGCGCATTGTTCTGCACATACTGACAGATTTAGGCTAATGCTTCAGGCCAGTTCCAAGCTTCGAAAAGAACCACTCCAAGCAACGGCAAACCAAGTTCGTGAACAGTTGTTCTCCATCTGGATCACAGTGGACTCAACAGACAGTTGAGATTGGAGGGAATGGGTTCTGCTTGCTGACCACAAGCTTCTGATGCTGGTGTGATATATAACCCTTAATGTGCCCCTGACATAGATAGAAGAGAAATGCATATTAGtactgagagagaatgagagagaattcatttatttgtttagccataggccgttacaaacaTGATTTTACACTTTGTCTAAAATCGAGCTGATGGCCGAGACTATATATAGAGTCTTGGCCATCAGCTCAATTTTAGATGAAGCGTAAAATCATGTTTGGTGCTTCTAGTGTGCATCTTGTTTAAAAAAGcatcactagcccaaggtcacccagctggcttcatgtgcaggagtggggaaaccaacgcggttcaccagagtagcatccgccgctcatgtggaggagtgggggaagcaaacccggttctccagatcagagtccaccgctccaaaccaccgttcttaaccactacaccacagcatcTTAACTCTTTTTGGCCTTTGGTACTATTGTTCCCATTTTATAGGTAGGAAAGAGAAG contains:
- the PROZ gene encoding vitamin K-dependent protein Z, whose product is MGMQHWTLWSVLFVLCFCEAELTVFLSAQEANKIIARSKRASFMIFEEFFQGNLERECLEEICSYEEAREVFEDTEETNKFWKHYFVGRQCSSNPCLHNSVCKDNIRSYTCACIDGYEGSNCAFAKNECRHEMNEGCHHFCYPEAKSYRCSCAEGYALVKGKSCVPLDQCACGRFKENAHMKLTAAENISRGFPWQVLLLSSEGEGLCGGVLLKTNFVLTSADCALLSPVSAVIGNDRSLGARQLTYVKQVNIHLRYDNSTSKNNLALIQLGIPSACNSSQLPICLPEKDFAEHALISEQVATLSGWKMEGGQLTDSRAEFQILYLHENECTQTLNRTLTTREFCGYSLEAIREQLARGSFSAVKYKRTWFLTGILEPWATEASKWDTFTFTKISRYMMWFKQILE